In Selenomonas dianae, a genomic segment contains:
- the uvrC gene encoding excinuclease ABC subunit UvrC → MTDLVAEKLKLLPDSPGVYIMKDAHGKIIYVGKAIVLKNRVRQYFQSSRNQAPKVRAMVSHIADFETIMTANEVESLILEANLIKKHRPRYNIRLKDDKSYPYVKVTVQEEYPRVFITRRVLRDGARYFGPYTNVTALRDSLKLLKRLFPLRTCRTMPDRPCLEYHIKRCLAPCVGKVAAEDYRAMIRAVLLFLEGRTDDVERELEHRMNLAAEAYHFETAARLRDQLSAVRKAAERQNIVTGAGDQDAVGMARSAAGVCVQIFFIRSGKMIGREHFLLRGSEEESDADILRAFLEQYYNQATFVPREVLLPQMIDAAGQGVIERFLAEKKGGGKVALLTPQRGTKHDLVMMATGNAEKFLADEETRRSLADEQTLGAVAELGRYLGLKKPPHRMECFDISHNQGQETVASMVVFEGGMPKKSDYRRFKIKSAEGKPDDFLSMREVTMRRYVGLPEEELPDLIIIDGGKGQLSSALEIIRSEAGHKNVPVVGLAKQFELVFTEGNPEPVELPRRSQSLYLIQRIRDEAHRFAITFHRKLRGKRNLVSVLDHIVGVGPKRRQSLRMHFGTLDKIKAASVDELAAAPGMNRPAAEAVYHFFEAQREMRGE, encoded by the coding sequence GTGACAGATCTTGTTGCCGAAAAACTGAAACTGCTGCCGGACTCCCCCGGTGTCTACATCATGAAGGACGCGCACGGAAAGATCATCTACGTGGGCAAGGCAATCGTCCTCAAGAACCGCGTGCGGCAGTATTTTCAGAGCAGCCGGAATCAGGCGCCGAAGGTGCGTGCGATGGTTTCACACATCGCGGATTTTGAGACCATCATGACCGCGAACGAAGTTGAATCCTTGATTCTGGAAGCAAATCTGATCAAAAAACATCGTCCGCGCTATAACATCCGGCTGAAGGACGATAAGAGTTACCCCTATGTAAAAGTGACGGTGCAGGAGGAATATCCGCGCGTATTCATCACACGGCGCGTGCTGCGTGACGGGGCGCGCTACTTCGGCCCCTATACGAATGTGACGGCGCTGCGGGACAGCTTGAAGCTCCTCAAGCGCCTTTTTCCTCTGCGCACGTGCCGGACGATGCCCGACCGCCCCTGCCTTGAGTACCACATCAAGCGCTGTCTCGCGCCCTGTGTGGGGAAGGTGGCGGCGGAGGACTACCGCGCGATGATCCGTGCCGTCCTGCTCTTTTTGGAGGGGCGGACGGACGATGTGGAGCGCGAGCTGGAGCACCGCATGAATCTTGCAGCAGAAGCCTATCACTTCGAGACGGCGGCGCGCCTCAGAGATCAGCTCAGTGCTGTACGCAAGGCGGCGGAGCGGCAGAACATCGTTACGGGGGCGGGCGATCAGGATGCCGTCGGTATGGCCCGCTCGGCGGCGGGGGTCTGCGTGCAGATCTTCTTCATTCGCAGCGGAAAAATGATCGGACGCGAGCATTTTCTCCTGCGCGGGAGCGAGGAGGAAAGCGATGCGGACATCCTGCGTGCGTTTCTCGAACAGTATTACAATCAGGCGACGTTTGTGCCGCGCGAGGTGCTGCTGCCGCAGATGATTGACGCGGCGGGGCAGGGGGTTATCGAACGCTTTCTAGCGGAAAAAAAGGGAGGGGGAAAGGTTGCCCTTCTCACGCCGCAACGCGGGACGAAGCACGATCTCGTCATGATGGCGACGGGCAATGCGGAGAAATTCCTCGCAGACGAGGAAACGCGGCGCAGCCTTGCGGACGAGCAGACACTCGGTGCGGTCGCGGAGCTCGGACGTTATCTCGGGCTGAAGAAACCGCCGCACCGCATGGAGTGTTTCGACATCTCACACAATCAGGGGCAGGAGACCGTCGCCTCCATGGTCGTGTTCGAGGGCGGTATGCCGAAGAAGTCGGACTATCGCCGCTTCAAGATCAAGAGCGCGGAGGGGAAACCCGACGACTTCCTCTCCATGCGCGAGGTGACGATGCGGCGTTATGTGGGACTGCCCGAGGAGGAACTGCCCGATCTCATCATCATCGACGGCGGCAAGGGACAGCTTTCCTCCGCACTTGAGATCATCCGAAGTGAGGCGGGGCATAAGAACGTCCCCGTGGTCGGACTTGCAAAGCAGTTCGAGCTCGTCTTTACCGAGGGGAACCCAGAGCCGGTCGAACTGCCGCGCCGCAGTCAATCACTCTATCTCATTCAGCGCATTCGCGATGAAGCACACCGCTTTGCGATCACCTTCCATCGAAAACTGCGCGGCAAGCGCAACCTTGTTTCTGTCCTCGATCACATTGTCGGCGTCGGCCCGAAGCGGCGGCAGAGCCTCCGAATGCACTTCGGCACACTGGATAAGATCAAGGCGGCATCCGTTGATGAACTCGCCGCCGCCCCCGGGATGAACCGTCCTGCGGCAGAAGCGGTCTATCATTTCTTCGAGGCACAACGGGAAATGCGTGGGGAATAA
- a CDS encoding 2-isopropylmalate synthase, translating to MNHTKYTKGYYMPPEIRLDWLRKDAPDKAPIWCSVDLRDGNQALIIPMSLDEKLVFFDLLVRVGFKEIEVGFPAASETEYEFLRRLVEDNLIPDDVTVQVLTQAREHIIRKTFDALRGVKNAIVHVYNPTSAAQREQVFARSKEEILQIAVDGAKLLKQLTDEAGANYRFEYSPESFTGTEPEYALEVCNAVLDVWQPTPDRKAIINLPSTVQMSMPHVYGMQIAYVNERLNYRDSVVLSLHPHNDRGCGVADAEMGLLAGADRVEGTLFGNGERTGNVDIITVAMNMFALGVDPKLDFSNLPHLVEVYEQVTRMQVNPRQPYAGSLVFAAFSGSHQDAIAKGMKHWDENKPKHWSLPYLYIDPKDIGRTYDGDVIRINSQSGRGGVGYIMEQQYGISMPKKMREDLSYRVKSVSDSGHKELLPDEIYKVFTDTYVNVVFPFELTDFHLKKQPDGTRMGDVHLKVDGEDRMYEARGNGRLDAISNAMQANLGLSYSNLTYSEHALEIGQTSRAISYISITGEDGKVYWGAGLDTDIITSSILALFSAINRMKAGH from the coding sequence ATGAACCACACGAAGTACACCAAGGGATACTATATGCCGCCCGAGATCCGTCTGGACTGGCTGCGCAAGGATGCGCCCGACAAGGCGCCGATCTGGTGCTCGGTCGATCTGCGCGACGGCAATCAGGCGCTCATCATTCCGATGAGCCTCGATGAGAAACTCGTGTTTTTCGATCTCCTCGTACGCGTGGGCTTCAAGGAGATCGAGGTCGGCTTCCCCGCCGCGTCGGAGACGGAGTATGAGTTCCTGCGCCGCCTTGTCGAGGACAATCTCATCCCCGACGATGTGACCGTGCAGGTACTGACACAGGCGCGTGAGCACATCATCCGCAAGACATTCGATGCGCTGCGCGGTGTGAAGAATGCGATTGTACACGTTTACAACCCCACGTCTGCAGCACAGCGCGAGCAGGTTTTTGCACGCTCGAAGGAAGAGATTCTCCAGATCGCCGTGGATGGCGCGAAGCTGCTCAAACAGCTGACGGATGAGGCGGGAGCGAACTACCGCTTCGAGTACTCGCCCGAGAGTTTTACGGGCACGGAGCCGGAGTATGCGCTTGAGGTCTGCAACGCCGTTCTCGATGTCTGGCAGCCGACTCCCGACCGCAAGGCGATCATCAACCTGCCCTCCACGGTGCAGATGTCGATGCCGCACGTCTACGGTATGCAGATTGCCTATGTCAACGAACGGCTGAACTATCGCGACAGCGTCGTACTCTCGCTCCACCCGCACAATGACCGCGGCTGCGGCGTGGCGGATGCGGAGATGGGGCTTCTCGCCGGTGCGGATCGCGTCGAGGGGACACTGTTCGGCAATGGGGAACGTACGGGCAATGTGGACATCATCACCGTCGCGATGAATATGTTCGCGCTCGGCGTGGATCCCAAGCTCGACTTCTCCAATCTCCCGCATCTCGTCGAGGTCTACGAGCAGGTGACGCGGATGCAGGTCAACCCGCGCCAGCCGTACGCGGGCTCACTCGTCTTTGCCGCGTTCTCCGGCTCGCATCAGGATGCCATCGCCAAGGGGATGAAGCACTGGGACGAGAACAAGCCGAAGCACTGGTCGCTGCCGTACCTCTACATCGACCCGAAGGACATCGGGCGCACGTACGACGGTGATGTCATCCGCATCAACAGTCAGTCGGGCAGGGGCGGTGTCGGCTACATCATGGAGCAGCAGTATGGCATCAGTATGCCGAAGAAGATGCGCGAGGATCTCAGCTACCGCGTGAAGTCCGTGTCCGACAGCGGACACAAAGAACTCCTGCCGGACGAGATCTACAAGGTGTTCACGGACACCTATGTCAATGTCGTATTCCCGTTCGAGCTTACAGACTTCCACTTGAAAAAGCAGCCGGACGGCACGCGTATGGGCGATGTTCATCTCAAGGTGGACGGTGAGGACCGTATGTACGAGGCACGCGGCAACGGACGTTTGGATGCAATTTCGAACGCAATGCAGGCGAATCTCGGACTTTCTTATTCGAATTTGACGTACAGTGAGCACGCGCTTGAGATCGGGCAGACCTCGCGCGCCATCTCCTACATCAGCATCACAGGCGAGGACGGCAAGGTCTACTGGGGCGCAGGATTGGACACCGATATTATCACCTCGTCCATCCTCGCTCTGTTCAGTGCAATCAATCGGATGAAGGCGGGACACTGA